A genomic window from Pseudomonadales bacterium includes:
- a CDS encoding AMP-binding protein, with amino-acid sequence MIPPYSHYPARAARHWPDRIAVVDGQRSCTYAELDARATAMAITLQQQGLRVGDRVAVLQQNRLEYVLAVIAVARAGGVLVPLLGALTATEHRHILRDCTAAFGIALSPERAPHLRDVADGTLRLLAFGAVPDMVNLNLTQPGDAIALEPVDRPPAELAQILYTSGTTGLPKGVTHSYASVAAAMNFWAQTFDLGTDDALLGQLPLSHFGGRAMDSCWVAGARLVILHEAKPALILQTIAEQRITMMLVVPTLLRMLLDDSAAASCNLDSLRAVVYAASPAAPALVQRAGERLGSVLYTGFGQTEAYGLNTLMGPAEHDQALTSAGNRLSSVGRQCPAAQVRLCDEFGTDVPLGEVGEIWVCAPWTTPGFWQRPDLDAQRLQRGWLRTGDLGRMDDQGYIYLADRREDMIISGGFNIYPAEVENCLMNHSAIAECGVFSVPDPKWGEAVHASVVLRTGASATADEIIEFARQSLTRYKVPKEIHIVDLLPKTAVGKILRRELRAPFWDKSQNAIHGPE; translated from the coding sequence GTGATTCCACCCTACTCGCACTATCCCGCCCGGGCCGCCCGGCACTGGCCGGACCGGATTGCCGTGGTCGATGGGCAACGCAGCTGTACCTATGCAGAACTCGACGCACGCGCCACGGCGATGGCGATCACGCTGCAGCAGCAGGGCCTGAGAGTGGGCGATCGGGTTGCCGTGCTGCAACAGAACCGCCTCGAGTACGTGCTGGCGGTTATCGCAGTGGCCAGAGCAGGCGGGGTCCTGGTACCACTGCTCGGGGCACTCACGGCCACCGAACATCGGCACATCCTGCGCGATTGTACTGCGGCCTTCGGCATTGCGCTGTCACCCGAGCGTGCACCGCATCTGCGCGATGTGGCGGATGGCACCCTGAGGCTGCTCGCCTTCGGAGCCGTTCCCGACATGGTGAATCTGAATCTCACCCAGCCTGGTGATGCCATTGCGCTCGAACCGGTGGACCGGCCACCAGCTGAGCTTGCGCAGATCCTCTACACGTCCGGCACGACCGGACTGCCGAAGGGCGTAACCCACAGCTACGCCAGCGTGGCGGCTGCAATGAATTTCTGGGCCCAGACTTTCGATCTCGGAACCGACGACGCGCTGCTGGGGCAACTGCCGCTCAGTCACTTCGGTGGTCGTGCAATGGACAGCTGCTGGGTCGCCGGTGCGCGTCTGGTGATCCTGCATGAGGCGAAGCCGGCGCTCATCCTGCAAACCATCGCCGAACAGCGCATCACCATGATGCTGGTCGTTCCGACTCTGCTGCGCATGTTGCTCGACGACTCCGCCGCGGCTTCCTGCAATCTCGACAGCCTGCGGGCCGTCGTCTATGCCGCCTCCCCCGCCGCGCCCGCACTGGTGCAACGGGCTGGTGAGCGGCTCGGATCGGTGCTCTATACCGGTTTCGGTCAGACCGAGGCCTATGGACTCAATACTCTGATGGGACCCGCAGAACACGATCAGGCTTTGACCTCTGCCGGCAACCGCCTGTCCTCGGTCGGACGACAATGTCCCGCGGCCCAGGTTCGGCTATGCGATGAATTCGGTACAGACGTACCACTGGGTGAGGTAGGCGAGATCTGGGTCTGTGCCCCCTGGACGACGCCGGGTTTCTGGCAGCGACCCGATCTCGACGCACAGCGCCTCCAGCGGGGCTGGCTGCGAACGGGCGATCTCGGCCGGATGGATGATCAGGGATACATCTACCTCGCCGATCGTCGCGAGGACATGATCATCTCCGGCGGCTTCAACATCTATCCCGCCGAGGTCGAGAACTGTCTGATGAACCATTCCGCAATCGCCGAATGCGGTGTGTTTTCGGTTCCCGATCCCAAATGGGGAGAAGCCGTGCATGCATCCGTGGTCCTCCGTACGGGGGCTTCGGCAACAGCGGACGAGATCATCGAATTTGCCCGTCAGTCACTCACCCGCTACAAGGTTCCCAAAGAGATACACATCGTCGATCTGTTACCGAAAACCGCGGTCGGTAAGATTCTGCGCCGCGAGTTGAGGGCTCCGTTCTGGGATAAATCGCAGAATGCCATTCATGGACCGGAATGA
- a CDS encoding carboxymuconolactone decarboxylase family protein yields the protein MPRLRQVSKEEAPEEIQRMYSFLFGDRDPVAEPGTDTGTPGDWWTVFALVPDCFEHSVAGFRLYRSPKRSLEPQLRELGQTRAGYARGSQFVFSQHCKSMRYLGFSEEQIEAIPNWQIADCFSPIERMVLAYTDCLVLEGGRTPDDLFDALKEHLSDEEILELTYITCMYDMHATMCRALRLEYDNVPERITEIPAPEDSGDIFGALDQDSSD from the coding sequence ATGCCCAGACTACGCCAGGTCAGCAAGGAAGAAGCGCCGGAAGAGATCCAGCGCATGTACAGTTTTCTTTTCGGTGACCGGGACCCGGTCGCGGAACCAGGTACGGACACCGGAACCCCGGGCGACTGGTGGACGGTATTCGCTCTGGTGCCGGACTGTTTTGAGCACAGCGTTGCGGGGTTTCGACTCTACCGCAGTCCGAAACGATCACTGGAACCACAGTTGCGGGAACTGGGCCAGACCCGGGCCGGCTATGCGCGCGGCAGTCAGTTCGTGTTTTCCCAGCACTGCAAATCCATGCGCTACCTGGGTTTTTCAGAAGAACAGATCGAGGCGATTCCCAACTGGCAGATCGCGGACTGCTTCAGCCCTATCGAGCGGATGGTGCTTGCCTACACCGATTGTCTGGTTCTCGAAGGTGGCCGCACTCCGGACGATCTGTTCGACGCCCTCAAGGAGCACCTCAGCGACGAAGAAATCCTCGAGCTGACCTACATCACCTGCATGTACGACATGCACGCCACCATGTGCCGGGCGCTGCGACTCGAATACGACAATGTGCCGGAGCGGATCACCGAAATACCCGCACCGGAGGATTCGGGAGACATATTCGGGGCGCTGGATCAGGACAGTTCGGATTGA
- a CDS encoding DUF6316 family protein gives MHAVRENEKRKTWFRSERVFLSDGKWFFHTREGVDVGPYDSQFEAEIEAGMLKELLRERGCKGDGSLSVIREFVLDSYAMGRPLTPSFTHAIAH, from the coding sequence ATGCATGCAGTACGCGAGAATGAAAAACGCAAGACATGGTTTCGTTCTGAACGTGTCTTCTTAAGCGATGGCAAGTGGTTCTTCCACACCCGGGAGGGGGTGGATGTCGGCCCGTACGACTCCCAGTTCGAGGCGGAAATCGAAGCCGGCATGCTCAAGGAGCTGCTTCGGGAACGCGGTTGCAAAGGAGACGGCTCACTGTCGGTGATCCGCGAGTTCGTACTCGACTCCTATGCGATGGGCCGTCCTCTCACACCGAGCTTCACCCACGCCATCGCCCACTGA
- a CDS encoding MFS transporter encodes MLPAPPPRSAFPWYLASSGLWMAGISLQGFLFTWLLIGVLETPAAAAGAARSIAEFPPLLVLLLGGLLGDRIEGRRYLGAMHLLMALPPLLIAAVYLAGLLNYWWVVVFGILTASIQALSDPARQSALSRVALLDVQRAVTVMTVFTSLVGIGGIYLGGNLERLGLGPVLLVQSGLFLLGLIAVAHLPRMPIPAAAAMRLREGLQTLWQVPLIRNIIGLNLLSSLFNAGAYIIAIPFIVKAVYLGGAEMFATVMIVFTAGSVGSNILLLFFMPLLRPGRLFLYMQLTRIVVLGILMLQPEPWLFYFMMFCWGLNMGVTTTLVRATVQELAPPAARAQILSVLLLSFLVSSPLSSLLLGLLIAETSPLDALLPGIAISLLIFLLGARSSGLWDYRSTGLPLQLPVKT; translated from the coding sequence ATGCTCCCCGCCCCGCCTCCGAGATCCGCCTTCCCCTGGTACCTGGCCAGCTCCGGCCTGTGGATGGCCGGCATCAGTCTGCAGGGATTTCTGTTTACCTGGCTGCTGATCGGGGTGCTGGAAACTCCGGCCGCTGCTGCCGGAGCGGCGCGTTCCATCGCGGAATTTCCGCCGCTGCTGGTTCTGCTCCTCGGTGGCCTGCTCGGCGACCGAATCGAGGGGCGTCGCTATCTCGGCGCGATGCACCTGCTGATGGCACTGCCTCCCCTGCTGATCGCTGCCGTATACCTGGCCGGTCTGCTCAACTACTGGTGGGTGGTGGTGTTCGGCATCCTCACAGCGAGCATTCAGGCGCTCTCCGATCCGGCCAGACAATCGGCCCTGAGTCGGGTCGCCCTGCTGGACGTGCAGCGGGCGGTGACGGTGATGACCGTGTTCACTTCCCTGGTAGGCATCGGCGGAATCTATCTCGGGGGCAATCTCGAACGCCTCGGACTGGGGCCGGTGCTGCTCGTGCAGTCGGGCCTGTTTCTGCTGGGTCTGATCGCCGTTGCGCACCTGCCCCGAATGCCCATACCCGCTGCGGCGGCGATGCGGCTGCGCGAAGGACTGCAGACGCTCTGGCAGGTACCACTGATCCGCAACATCATCGGCTTGAACCTGCTGTCGAGCCTCTTCAACGCAGGCGCCTACATCATCGCCATCCCTTTTATCGTCAAAGCGGTTTATCTGGGCGGCGCAGAGATGTTCGCCACGGTCATGATCGTGTTCACAGCGGGCAGTGTCGGATCGAACATTCTGCTGCTGTTCTTCATGCCGCTGCTGCGACCGGGACGACTGTTTCTCTACATGCAGCTCACCCGGATCGTCGTGCTCGGGATACTCATGCTGCAGCCCGAGCCCTGGCTGTTCTACTTCATGATGTTCTGCTGGGGACTGAACATGGGTGTTACCACGACGCTGGTGAGGGCCACTGTGCAGGAGCTGGCACCGCCCGCAGCACGGGCACAGATACTGTCGGTGCTGCTGCTGAGCTTTCTGGTGTCTTCACCCTTGAGCTCACTGCTTCTGGGTCTGCTGATCGCAGAGACCTCCCCGCTGGATGCCCTGCTGCCCGGCATCGCAATTTCTCTGCTGATCTTCCTGCTCGGTGCCAGGAGCAGCGGACTGTGGGACTACCGCTCGACCGGACTGCCGCTGCAGCTG